Proteins co-encoded in one Meiothermus sp. genomic window:
- a CDS encoding DNA-directed RNA polymerase subunit beta', whose protein sequence is MKREVRKVRIGLASPDKIRSWSYGEVEKPETINYRTLKPERDGLFDERIFGPQKDYECACGKYKRQRFEGKVCERCGVEVTKSIVRRYRMGHVELATPVAHIWYVKDVPSKIGTLLDLSAQELEQVLYFAKYITIDPKGAMLNGVPVQKRQLLTDDEYRELRFGRQETYTIPAGVETFVKDGDEVKKGQELAPGVVSKMDGLVLFRFPRRIRVEYAFKERASLTLPRAAWIEQETYKPGEPLAELEASYQITSEDAGVVDLEELSDGALVKILDPDTAALVAIYLIPAGMHLKVGQGELVGNGDVLAQGKGQLRMPKGLKVEKMVAETSKKEVQLSFTLERTRVADYPLQPHMHVLVGEGTQVRKGDKLVGAIEPEEEVYAEADGVVHLHEPASIVVMKAKLYPFEDDVDVTNGDRVSPGDALADGGKVTSEIYGRVEVDFIRMAVRVIESYDIDAKMGAQAIQELLKEIDLGVLEAELVEEMKHPSRAKRAKARKRLEVVRAFRDSGNRPEWMILEAVPVLPPDLRPMVQVDGGRFATSDLNDLYRRLINRNNRLRKLLSQGAPEMIIRNEKRMLQEAVDALLDNGRRGTPVTNPGSDRALRSLTDILSGKQGRFRQNLLGKRVDYSGRSVIVVGPQLKLHQCGLPKRMALELFKPFLLKKMEEKGIANNVKSARKMLERSRDIKDEVWDALEEVIHGKVVLLNRAPTLHRLGIQAFQPVLVEGQSIQLHPLVCEAFNADFDGDQMAVHVPLSSYAQAEARIQMLSSHNILSPASGEPVAKPARDIILGLYYITQLRREKKGQGLEFASIEEALQAYEQGRVALNAKIKVAGKETSVGRLKYVFSSVDEALLAVQSGVVDHQDVVTVRLGDKLLETSPGRMLFLRIVSEAIEDPEKAQELVNLEVAQEKNSLKDLVYKSFLLLGIEKTAKLLDALKYYGFVLSTTSGITIGIDDAVIPAEKKQYLQEADAKLAQIEQAFEMGLMTEEERFQQILQLWSQTTEKVTSAVFKNFEENYPFNPLYVMSQSGARGNPQQIRQISGMRGLMAKPSGETYPVPVKASFREGLTVLEYFISTHGARKGGADTALRTADSGYLTRKLHDVAHEVIVREADCGTPDYISVPLLQFDEAFRNKRLRKKGDIESGLYGRTLARELEVRGRVFPEGHQLSLEDVNFIVKAAEERLIEEVPVRSPLTCRTRYGVCQQCYGWDLSAAKLVSIGESVGVVAAESIGEPGTQLTMRTFHTGGVATGTDITQGLPRVIELFEARRPKVKAVIAEIDGTVHIEELEDKVVIYVSSEGFSKEYKVSKETRITVKEGETVEAGQPLTRGAIDPHQLLEAKGPEAVERYLTDEIQRVYRAQGVKLHDKHIEVIVRQMLKYVEITDPGDSRYLEGQVIEKWDVESTNEALMAEGKTPASWKPMLMGVTKSALSTKSWLSAASFQHTTHVLTEAAIAGKLDELIGLKENVILGKLIPAGTGSDFVRDTQVVDQKTLKRLEEARREAEQAPAGTRRPGVRPEQPAREL, encoded by the coding sequence ATCAAACGAGAAGTTCGCAAAGTAAGAATCGGCCTGGCTTCTCCGGATAAGATTCGGAGCTGGAGCTATGGCGAGGTTGAAAAACCCGAGACCATCAACTACCGCACCCTGAAACCCGAACGCGATGGGCTGTTCGACGAGCGCATCTTCGGGCCGCAAAAAGACTATGAGTGCGCCTGCGGTAAGTACAAGCGCCAGCGCTTCGAGGGCAAAGTGTGCGAGCGCTGTGGGGTGGAGGTAACCAAGAGCATCGTTCGGCGCTACCGTATGGGGCACGTGGAACTCGCGACTCCGGTGGCCCACATCTGGTACGTCAAGGATGTGCCCAGCAAGATTGGCACCCTGCTCGACCTATCGGCCCAGGAGCTGGAGCAGGTTCTGTACTTTGCCAAGTACATCACCATCGACCCCAAGGGGGCCATGCTGAACGGCGTGCCGGTGCAGAAGCGCCAGCTCCTCACCGACGACGAGTACCGCGAGCTGCGCTTTGGCCGGCAGGAAACCTACACCATCCCGGCCGGTGTCGAAACCTTCGTCAAGGACGGGGACGAAGTAAAAAAAGGCCAGGAACTGGCCCCCGGCGTGGTGAGCAAGATGGACGGGCTGGTGCTCTTTCGTTTCCCCCGTCGCATTCGGGTGGAGTATGCCTTCAAAGAGCGGGCCAGCCTGACCCTGCCCAGGGCGGCCTGGATTGAACAGGAGACCTACAAGCCGGGCGAGCCTTTGGCCGAGCTCGAGGCTTCCTACCAGATCACCAGCGAAGATGCTGGGGTGGTGGATCTGGAAGAGCTGAGTGACGGTGCTCTGGTCAAAATCCTCGACCCGGACACCGCCGCGCTCGTTGCGATTTACCTGATTCCGGCCGGTATGCACCTCAAAGTGGGGCAGGGCGAGCTGGTCGGGAACGGCGACGTGCTGGCCCAGGGCAAAGGACAGCTTCGGATGCCCAAAGGCCTGAAGGTCGAAAAGATGGTGGCCGAAACCTCCAAAAAAGAGGTACAGCTCAGCTTTACCCTCGAGCGCACCCGTGTGGCTGACTACCCCCTCCAGCCCCATATGCACGTCCTGGTTGGTGAGGGCACCCAGGTGCGCAAAGGCGACAAGCTGGTCGGGGCCATCGAGCCGGAGGAAGAGGTCTACGCCGAGGCCGACGGGGTGGTGCACCTGCACGAGCCGGCCTCCATCGTGGTGATGAAGGCCAAGCTCTACCCCTTCGAAGACGACGTGGACGTGACCAACGGCGACCGGGTCTCACCCGGCGATGCCCTGGCCGATGGCGGCAAGGTCACCTCGGAGATCTACGGCCGGGTGGAGGTGGACTTCATCCGCATGGCAGTACGGGTGATCGAGTCCTACGACATCGACGCCAAGATGGGGGCCCAGGCCATCCAGGAGCTGCTCAAGGAGATTGACCTGGGTGTGCTCGAGGCCGAACTGGTCGAGGAGATGAAGCACCCCAGCCGGGCCAAGCGGGCCAAGGCCCGTAAGCGCCTGGAAGTGGTGCGGGCCTTCCGCGACTCGGGCAACCGCCCCGAGTGGATGATCCTCGAGGCCGTGCCGGTGCTGCCCCCCGACCTGCGCCCGATGGTGCAGGTAGACGGCGGGCGCTTTGCGACCTCCGACCTCAACGACCTCTACCGCCGCCTGATCAACCGCAACAACCGTCTGCGCAAGCTCCTGTCACAGGGTGCGCCCGAGATGATCATCCGCAACGAGAAGCGGATGCTCCAGGAAGCCGTGGACGCCCTGCTGGACAACGGACGCCGGGGCACGCCGGTTACCAACCCCGGCTCTGACCGGGCTCTGCGCTCCCTTACCGACATCCTCTCGGGCAAGCAGGGCCGCTTCCGTCAGAACCTGCTGGGCAAGCGCGTGGACTACTCGGGCCGCTCGGTGATTGTGGTGGGGCCGCAGCTCAAACTGCACCAGTGCGGTTTGCCCAAGCGCATGGCCCTGGAACTCTTCAAGCCCTTTTTGCTCAAGAAAATGGAGGAGAAGGGCATCGCCAACAACGTCAAAAGCGCCCGCAAGATGCTCGAGCGTTCCCGCGACATCAAAGACGAGGTCTGGGACGCCCTGGAAGAGGTCATCCACGGCAAGGTGGTGCTCCTGAACCGCGCTCCCACCCTGCACCGCCTGGGCATTCAGGCCTTCCAGCCGGTCTTGGTGGAGGGGCAGAGCATCCAGCTTCACCCGCTGGTCTGCGAGGCCTTCAACGCCGACTTCGACGGCGACCAGATGGCCGTGCACGTGCCGCTATCCAGCTACGCCCAGGCCGAGGCCCGCATCCAGATGCTCTCCTCGCACAACATCCTCTCGCCGGCCTCGGGTGAGCCGGTGGCCAAGCCGGCCCGCGATATCATCCTGGGCCTTTACTACATCACCCAGCTCCGCCGCGAGAAGAAAGGCCAGGGTCTGGAGTTTGCCAGCATCGAAGAAGCCCTCCAAGCCTACGAGCAGGGCCGGGTGGCCCTCAACGCTAAAATCAAGGTAGCGGGCAAGGAAACTAGCGTGGGCCGCCTGAAGTACGTCTTCAGCAGCGTGGACGAGGCCCTGCTGGCCGTGCAGAGCGGGGTGGTGGATCACCAGGATGTGGTCACGGTGCGCCTAGGCGACAAGCTGCTGGAAACCTCGCCGGGCCGGATGCTGTTCCTGCGGATTGTGAGCGAGGCCATCGAAGACCCCGAGAAGGCCCAGGAACTGGTGAACCTCGAGGTAGCCCAGGAGAAGAACTCCCTCAAAGACCTGGTCTACAAGAGCTTCCTGCTGCTGGGCATCGAGAAAACCGCCAAGCTCCTGGACGCCCTCAAGTACTATGGCTTCGTGCTCTCCACCACCTCGGGCATTACCATCGGTATCGATGACGCGGTGATCCCGGCGGAGAAGAAGCAGTACCTGCAGGAGGCCGACGCCAAGCTGGCTCAGATCGAGCAGGCTTTCGAGATGGGCCTGATGACCGAAGAGGAGCGCTTCCAGCAGATTTTGCAGCTCTGGAGCCAGACCACCGAGAAGGTCACCAGCGCGGTGTTCAAAAACTTCGAGGAAAACTATCCCTTCAACCCGCTCTACGTGATGAGCCAGTCGGGGGCCCGTGGGAACCCCCAGCAGATCCGCCAGATCTCCGGGATGCGCGGCCTGATGGCCAAGCCCTCGGGTGAGACCTACCCGGTGCCGGTAAAGGCCTCCTTCCGCGAGGGCCTCACGGTGCTGGAGTACTTCATCTCCACCCACGGGGCCCGTAAGGGTGGGGCCGATACCGCGCTGCGTACCGCCGACTCGGGCTACCTGACCCGCAAGCTGCACGATGTGGCCCACGAGGTGATCGTGCGGGAGGCCGACTGCGGTACACCCGACTATATCTCGGTGCCCCTCTTGCAGTTCGACGAGGCTTTCCGCAACAAGCGCCTGCGCAAGAAGGGCGACATTGAGTCGGGGCTGTATGGTCGCACGCTGGCTAGAGAGCTCGAGGTCAGGGGCCGGGTCTTCCCGGAAGGGCACCAACTGAGCCTCGAGGACGTCAATTTCATCGTCAAGGCTGCCGAAGAGCGCCTGATTGAGGAAGTGCCGGTGCGCTCGCCCCTTACCTGCCGCACCCGCTACGGAGTCTGCCAGCAGTGCTACGGCTGGGATCTGTCGGCGGCCAAGCTGGTCTCGATTGGCGAAAGCGTGGGGGTGGTGGCCGCCGAGTCCATCGGCGAGCCCGGCACCCAGCTCACCATGCGTACCTTCCACACCGGCGGTGTAGCCACCGGCACCGACATCACCCAGGGTCTGCCCCGCGTGATCGAGCTGTTCGAGGCCCGTCGCCCCAAGGTGAAGGCGGTAATTGCCGAAATTGACGGAACAGTACACATCGAGGAGCTCGAGGACAAGGTGGTCATCTACGTCTCGAGCGAGGGCTTCTCCAAGGAGTACAAAGTGTCCAAGGAGACCCGCATTACCGTCAAGGAGGGCGAAACGGTGGAGGCCGGCCAGCCCCTGACCCGCGGTGCGATTGACCCCCACCAGCTTCTGGAGGCCAAAGGCCCCGAGGCGGTGGAACGCTACCTGACCGACGAAATCCAGCGCGTCTACCGCGCCCAGGGCGTGAAGCTGCACGACAAGCACATCGAGGTCATTGTGCGGCAGATGCTCAAGTACGTCGAAATTACCGACCCGGGCGATAGCCGTTACCTGGAAGGCCAGGTCATCGAGAAGTGGGATGTGGAATCGACCAACGAGGCCCTGATGGCCGAAGGCAAGACCCCGGCCAGCTGGAAGCCCATGCTGATGGGGGTGACCAAGAGCGCCCTCTCAACCAAGAGCTGGCTCTCGGCGGCCAGCTTCCAGCACACCACCCACGTGCTCACCGAGGCCGCCATTGCCGGCAAGCTCGACGAGCTAATTGGCCTGAAAGAGAACGTGATCCTGGGCAAGCTGATTCCCGCCGGTACCGGCTCCGACTTTGTGCGCGACACCCAGGTGGTTGACCAGAAGACCCTCAAGCGCCTCGAGGAGGCCCGCCGCGAGGCCGAGCAGGCACCGGCTGGAACCCGCCGCCCCGGTGTGCGCCCCGAGCAACCTGCGCGCGAACTGTAA
- a CDS encoding class II aldolase/adducin family protein, giving the protein MKAKLYLTFQQVGADLFAAGLASATSGNYSVRVGEGLWITRSGAQKAHLTPEDIMLLPLESDPEKDRGASVERVIHRAIYHQTDATAVVHAHPRHAIALSFHLDAIEPIDLEGRYYFERIPVVAPKTLSGTQEAAEAVAEALEQHSACVVRGHGAFVKSSLEAPEQALLQAYSLMTSLEEACEVLFLERLWWGGRSRASSK; this is encoded by the coding sequence ATGAAAGCCAAACTTTACCTAACTTTTCAGCAGGTGGGAGCTGATTTATTTGCAGCAGGGCTGGCCTCGGCCACCTCGGGCAACTATTCCGTTCGTGTGGGGGAGGGCCTCTGGATAACCCGCTCGGGTGCTCAGAAGGCCCACCTAACTCCGGAAGATATCATGCTCTTGCCCCTCGAGTCTGACCCCGAAAAAGACCGGGGCGCGTCGGTGGAGCGGGTGATCCACCGTGCCATCTATCATCAAACCGATGCCACCGCCGTGGTGCACGCCCATCCGCGCCACGCCATTGCCCTGTCGTTTCACCTCGATGCCATCGAACCGATTGACCTCGAGGGGCGCTATTACTTCGAGCGAATCCCGGTGGTAGCCCCTAAAACACTTTCAGGAACCCAGGAAGCAGCCGAGGCAGTAGCAGAGGCTCTTGAGCAGCACTCTGCTTGCGTGGTTCGCGGCCACGGGGCCTTTGTTAAAAGTAGCCTGGAGGCTCCGGAGCAGGCCCTACTGCAAGCTTACTCGTTGATGACGAGCCTCGAGGAAGCCTGTGAAGTGCTTTTTCTCGAGCGTCTGTGGTGGGGAGGTCGTAGTAGGGCTTCCTCGAAGTGA
- a CDS encoding alpha/beta fold hydrolase: MREEIDLIAVDDGVEVYVEDTGPLEAPAIVVLHGGPGSSSYILREGLEEYLEGFRVIYLDQRGGGRSPALPEIPGLFTIDALVSDLFHLRDHLGLSSWTLLAHGFGGVLALDYARRSPDTTERLVLINPWTNFPWLARQLYRASLALRGMDENADIPLPEDGTRLLQEAFASVDPKAAFDQLLFPSQHSRMEYEWLAEGSTVVGADTPGRMFVLNGLWRLDYTPYVLEVRSDTTVLVGTLDASSYPEAQTVADLVGGRLELIEGAGHYPWIDQPYAFEEALQNALPDLL; the protein is encoded by the coding sequence ATGCGTGAAGAAATTGACCTGATTGCAGTGGACGATGGTGTAGAAGTTTATGTAGAGGACACCGGCCCGCTCGAAGCCCCGGCGATTGTGGTGCTGCACGGCGGGCCGGGGAGTAGCAGCTATATCTTGCGGGAGGGTCTGGAGGAGTACCTCGAGGGCTTTCGCGTAATTTACCTAGATCAGCGTGGGGGTGGGCGCAGCCCGGCCCTGCCCGAGATACCAGGTCTTTTTACCATTGATGCTCTGGTAAGCGACCTTTTCCACCTGCGCGACCACCTGGGCCTCAGTTCCTGGACGCTGTTGGCGCACGGCTTCGGAGGCGTGCTGGCGCTAGATTATGCGCGCCGCTCGCCCGATACCACCGAGCGTCTGGTGCTCATCAACCCCTGGACCAACTTCCCCTGGCTGGCCCGGCAGCTTTACCGGGCCTCGCTGGCGCTGCGGGGCATGGATGAAAATGCCGATATACCGCTGCCCGAAGACGGCACCCGGCTATTGCAGGAGGCCTTTGCATCCGTAGACCCCAAAGCAGCCTTCGACCAACTGCTGTTTCCCAGCCAGCACAGCCGAATGGAGTACGAGTGGCTGGCCGAGGGTTCAACTGTCGTGGGTGCCGATACGCCGGGGCGGATGTTTGTGCTCAACGGCCTCTGGCGGCTGGATTACACCCCTTACGTGCTCGAGGTTCGCTCGGACACTACGGTGCTGGTTGGTACCCTGGATGCCAGCAGCTACCCGGAAGCCCAGACCGTCGCCGATCTGGTGGGGGGCCGACTCGAGCTCATCGAGGGGGCGGGCCATTATCCCTGGATAGATCAACCCTACGCCTTCGAGGAGGCACTGCAAAACGCCTTGCCAGACCTACTTTGA
- a CDS encoding cytochrome P460 family protein, whose product MKKWMMIVGLLFVGVVVAQVSSLAENIRAYASWTRVNVNKINSAGAHPLGKDVYVNLTPDKLLGTNGNYKLPFAQGTIFVKERVDPQTLQVTNIWVMQKRSDRAGDWAWAAYERKDNTFQGGALADPAMCVGCHQQANSTDQVFTQWGRR is encoded by the coding sequence ATGAAAAAGTGGATGATGATTGTTGGCTTGTTGTTTGTTGGTGTGGTGGTGGCTCAGGTATCCAGCCTTGCTGAGAATATCCGCGCCTACGCAAGCTGGACTCGAGTAAATGTTAACAAGATCAACTCTGCTGGAGCACACCCCTTGGGTAAGGATGTGTATGTCAACCTGACCCCCGACAAGCTGCTGGGCACAAACGGCAATTACAAACTACCCTTTGCCCAGGGGACGATTTTTGTCAAGGAGCGCGTAGATCCCCAGACCCTGCAGGTAACCAATATCTGGGTGATGCAAAAACGCAGCGACAGGGCGGGCGACTGGGCCTGGGCCGCCTACGAGCGTAAGGACAACACATTCCAGGGCGGCGCACTGGCCGACCCAGCGATGTGCGTGGGTTGCCACCAGCAGGCTAATTCAACCGACCAAGTTTTTACCCAGTGGGGCCGGCGGTAA
- a CDS encoding Crp/Fnr family transcriptional regulator, whose amino-acid sequence MAYIRQPSFLEQLSEHERQMLGQFCPPRAFEPGEVLFHQGDPCLSLFILIEGQVKLLKLGSGSQERIVYVAGGGDLLGINFLSPDATHTTTAICLSRVIICPVEKSQLIQVSKELPNVPLRLAQVLAERVSQLEGQLEASAAPAAYRLGRAFAWLAQRFSVPDFSPWRELPMELRQEDLAAMCGTTRVTVTNTLGELRNLGLVEGTRGRYRVNLQALERWLEGFGELA is encoded by the coding sequence ATGGCTTATATACGCCAACCCAGTTTTCTGGAGCAGCTAAGCGAGCACGAGCGCCAGATGCTAGGGCAGTTCTGCCCACCTCGAGCATTCGAGCCAGGGGAGGTGCTTTTCCACCAAGGCGACCCTTGCTTAAGCCTGTTTATTTTAATCGAGGGCCAGGTCAAGCTACTGAAGCTGGGCAGCGGAAGCCAGGAGCGCATCGTGTATGTGGCTGGGGGCGGCGACCTACTGGGCATCAATTTCCTATCCCCGGACGCTACGCATACCACTACGGCCATCTGCCTCAGTCGGGTGATAATTTGCCCGGTCGAGAAAAGCCAGCTTATACAGGTGTCTAAAGAGCTACCCAATGTTCCGCTGCGCTTGGCCCAGGTACTGGCTGAAAGGGTAAGCCAGCTCGAAGGTCAGCTCGAGGCTTCCGCCGCACCAGCGGCCTATCGTCTGGGTCGTGCATTCGCCTGGCTGGCCCAGCGCTTTAGCGTGCCCGACTTTTCCCCTTGGCGCGAATTACCCATGGAACTCAGGCAGGAAGATCTGGCCGCCATGTGCGGAACCACCCGGGTTACCGTTACCAACACACTGGGTGAGTTGCGTAACCTGGGGCTGGTGGAGGGCACAAGGGGCCGGTATCGGGTTAACTTGCAAGCCCTCGAGCGCTGGCTCGAGGGCTTCGGTGAGTTGGCTTAG
- the lpdA gene encoding dihydrolipoyl dehydrogenase translates to MPKHQLVVIGAGPGGYVAAIKAAQLGLDVACVEKEQALGGTCLRVGCIPSKALLDASEKIHAAQHNQIIGAKIGQVELDLAALMAHKDKVVKANTGGVEYLFKKNKVTRYLGHGTILTPNKVRVEGPEGVQELETERILIATGSKVAPLKGVRLDYEIVGTSDQAIAYPSVPERLVVIGGGVIGLELGSVWNRLGAKVTVLEYLPHILGGMDSEVARAAEKIFKKQGLDIRTGVRVTAAYAKDGKGVVEYEGGEPLVADRVLLATGRIPNTDGLGLENVGLRTDERGRIPVNAHYQTAVPNIFAIGDVIAGPMLAHKAEEEGYAAVEYMVTGYGHVDYSSIPNVVYTHPEIASVGKTEEELKAAGIPYKKGSFPFSANGRARAMNDTDGFAKILAHAETDRILGVHIIGPRAGDLIAEAAVAMAFHASSEDLARASHAHPTLAEVLKEAALATWDKALHI, encoded by the coding sequence ATGCCCAAACATCAACTTGTGGTTATCGGCGCGGGGCCCGGCGGGTATGTGGCGGCCATCAAGGCGGCCCAGCTCGGTCTGGATGTGGCCTGCGTGGAAAAAGAGCAAGCCCTGGGTGGCACCTGCCTGCGGGTGGGCTGCATACCCTCCAAAGCCCTTCTGGACGCGAGCGAAAAAATCCACGCCGCCCAGCATAACCAGATCATCGGAGCCAAAATCGGCCAGGTCGAGCTGGATCTGGCGGCTCTGATGGCCCACAAGGACAAGGTGGTCAAAGCCAACACCGGGGGCGTGGAGTACCTGTTCAAGAAAAACAAGGTGACGCGCTACCTGGGCCACGGCACGATTCTCACCCCCAATAAGGTGCGGGTCGAAGGCCCCGAAGGGGTGCAGGAGCTCGAGACCGAGCGCATCCTGATTGCGACGGGCTCCAAGGTGGCCCCCCTCAAAGGGGTTCGGCTCGACTACGAGATCGTGGGTACCTCGGATCAGGCCATCGCCTACCCCAGCGTGCCCGAGCGCCTAGTGGTGATCGGGGGTGGGGTGATCGGCCTCGAGCTCGGCTCGGTATGGAACCGTCTGGGGGCCAAGGTAACAGTGCTGGAGTACCTCCCCCACATCCTGGGGGGCATGGACAGCGAGGTCGCCAGAGCCGCCGAAAAGATTTTCAAAAAACAGGGCCTGGACATCCGCACCGGGGTGCGGGTGACTGCGGCTTACGCCAAAGATGGGAAAGGCGTTGTGGAGTACGAAGGTGGCGAACCTCTTGTGGCCGACCGGGTTCTGCTGGCTACCGGGCGCATCCCCAACACCGATGGGCTGGGCCTGGAAAACGTGGGCCTCCGCACCGACGAGCGGGGCCGGATTCCCGTCAACGCCCATTACCAGACTGCGGTGCCAAATATCTTTGCCATTGGCGACGTGATCGCTGGCCCCATGCTGGCCCACAAAGCCGAGGAGGAAGGTTACGCCGCGGTGGAGTATATGGTGACGGGCTATGGGCATGTCGACTACAGCTCCATACCCAACGTGGTATATACCCATCCCGAAATTGCCTCAGTAGGCAAGACCGAAGAGGAACTCAAGGCGGCGGGCATTCCCTACAAAAAAGGCTCCTTCCCGTTCTCGGCCAACGGACGGGCTCGAGCCATGAACGACACCGACGGCTTCGCAAAAATTCTGGCCCACGCCGAGACCGACCGCATCCTGGGGGTTCACATCATCGGGCCTCGAGCGGGCGACCTGATAGCCGAGGCAGCCGTTGCCATGGCCTTCCATGCCTCTTCGGAGGATCTGGCCCGCGCCTCCCACGCCCACCCCACCCTGGCCGAAGTGCTCAAGGAAGCTGCGTTGGCCACCTGGGACAAAGCGCTTCACATATAG
- the odhB gene encoding 2-oxoglutarate dehydrogenase complex dihydrolipoyllysine-residue succinyltransferase codes for MGLELKIPAVGESITEVEIGQWLKKEGDTVKVDEPLVELVTDKATLELPAPVAGRLSKILIPSGQAKVGDVVALIEEGVAEASSSTPAQSAPAPSQAAAAESKVMPAAERLAAQAGLQASSIPGSGPGGRVLKEDVQRAVATPPPAPQPTPSAPPVPPVQKGERREDVVPMTPLRRRIAERLLAAKQNTAMLTTFNEADMSAVMELRKEYGEAFQKKYGFKLGFMSFFVKAVVQALQEIPQLNAEIRGTDIVYHRYYDIGIAVGGGEGLVVPVIRDADRLSMAQIEAVIADFGARVREKKIKPEELMGGTFTITNGGIYGSLNSTPILNPPQVGILGMHAIVERPVAKNGAVVIRPMMNLALSYDHRIVDGREAVTFLKRIKELIENPVRLTLEI; via the coding sequence ATGGGCTTGGAACTCAAAATACCCGCAGTTGGTGAGTCCATCACCGAAGTTGAGATTGGTCAGTGGCTTAAGAAGGAAGGGGATACGGTTAAGGTCGATGAGCCCCTGGTGGAACTGGTTACCGATAAAGCCACCCTCGAGCTACCCGCACCGGTGGCCGGGCGGCTAAGCAAAATCCTCATCCCCAGCGGACAGGCCAAGGTGGGCGATGTAGTGGCTTTAATAGAAGAAGGCGTCGCCGAGGCCTCGAGCAGCACCCCTGCCCAGAGCGCGCCCGCCCCGAGCCAGGCCGCGGCTGCCGAGAGCAAGGTGATGCCGGCGGCCGAGCGGCTGGCAGCGCAGGCCGGTTTGCAGGCCTCGAGCATCCCTGGGAGCGGCCCCGGCGGCCGGGTCTTGAAAGAAGACGTGCAGCGAGCCGTAGCCACACCGCCCCCCGCCCCACAGCCCACACCCAGCGCCCCACCCGTCCCACCGGTGCAAAAGGGTGAGCGCCGCGAGGACGTGGTGCCCATGACCCCCCTGCGCCGCCGCATCGCCGAGCGCTTGCTGGCAGCTAAGCAGAACACCGCCATGCTCACCACCTTCAACGAAGCCGATATGAGCGCGGTGATGGAACTCCGCAAGGAGTACGGCGAGGCCTTCCAGAAAAAATACGGCTTCAAGCTGGGCTTCATGAGCTTCTTTGTGAAAGCAGTGGTGCAGGCCCTGCAAGAAATCCCGCAGCTCAACGCCGAAATCCGCGGAACCGATATCGTTTACCACCGCTACTACGACATCGGCATCGCTGTGGGCGGGGGCGAAGGCCTGGTGGTACCGGTGATTCGCGATGCCGACCGGCTCTCGATGGCCCAGATTGAGGCGGTGATCGCCGACTTCGGGGCCCGGGTGCGGGAAAAGAAAATCAAACCCGAAGAGTTGATGGGCGGCACCTTCACCATCACCAACGGGGGCATCTACGGCTCGCTCAACTCCACACCCATTCTTAATCCGCCCCAGGTGGGCATCCTGGGCATGCACGCCATCGTCGAGCGTCCGGTTGCCAAAAACGGCGCGGTGGTCATCCGCCCCATGATGAACCTGGCCCTTTCCTACGATCACCGCATTGTGGATGGGCGGGAGGCCGTCACCTTCCTCAAGCGCATCAAGGAACTCATCGAAAACCCCGTACGGCTAACCCTGGAAATCTAA